From the Prochlorococcus marinus str. AS9601 genome, the window TTTAGAACTTGGTTGCAAAGGAATACATAAGAATAAAGATAAATGGATGCCATGCAAAAACGAAAAAGAATTACATATCTATTTGAGGAAATAGATGAAAAAATTAAAAACAAATCAAAGAAAAATTCACAGGAAAATAACCGCAATTTCAGCAATCCCTTTGCTAATTACTATTGTATCTGGGACTATTTATAGTATTCTTCAACCACTTGGAATAGATTCTTTTTGGTTAATAAAATGGCATACAGGTAATTTTGGCATTATTAATTTGCAACCTTTTTACTCGATATTTCTTGGTATGGCTTCAATAATCTCAATAATATCTGGCATTAAACTATTACAAAAAAAATCTTAGATATATTCTCAGTTAAGCCAAAATCTTACTAATTAATACTATTTGCGCCCCCACTTACTAAGAAAATTATCGCTCCTAGTGCCATTGTTGCTACACCCATATAGGGGTATTTCTTAATTCTTGATTTAGTAATTGGAAGCCATGAAAAATATCTATCAGATTTATTTAATTCATTTTTTTGCCTAGGTGGCAATCCTATTTCTTTTCTTCTTTTAGCTTCGCCCATAATCTTAAATTTGTTTATGTATCAATATTAAAAATTATGTACCACACCTGCGAGTTAACTTTATTAAGAACAGAGGTCCTTTATAGATAAACAAATTATTTAAATTTTATTTAGCCTTCTTTAAATATAGATTCTTTGTATTTGCCTGATCTGATGTAAATAACAAAATTAATATAGTTCCAACTAGAAATGAAAAAATCATTGTCAAACCAACAACTTCAACCATCTCACTAGGCAGATAATTTAGAAACATAATCAATAGATCTCTTATTTTTAACTTAGCAATTGTATTTTTTATGTAAAGTAAGTATTCCTCCTTAAATTTCAAAAAGAACTTTCTGAGACTTTTTAATCTTTATTTATTTTTATTTGCGGGATAAATGTAGTTATAGCCGATTACAATTTTCTTACTTAGCTAATCCTATTTTCTTGAGCAATTTCAAGTAAGGCAAGGCCCAATTACCAAAGGTAAAAGAGATTGTTGTATTTTTTGTAGTTGGTAATAATTTTTTAGTATGTGTAGAGGCTAATTTAGAAAATATCTTAATAGTCTCTGCTTCTAGATTATCCATATACAATTTTTTTCTAACACCTCGATCTTTCTTTTGGGGCAAATAATTTTCTATAAACCATAAAACTTGATCTAAATTTGATTTATTGGGTGAGGTTTTAATTTGTTTATTTTTCTTTTTAAACATATTTATTTACCTCTTAATTACTGAATTAAATTTGCCATTTATATAATTTAAATCAACTGTAAAAGCATCAAAATTATGTTCTTTTTAATAATCGATAATCGGAAAAATAAATTAATAGTTACGTTGTTTTTATAAAAATAAAAAAAGAGAGGGATAAACCCCCCTCTTAATTGATCAGTTTCAAAAAAGAATTTAATTTTTTGAGTCTTTCAATTTCATTTCTTTTTGTGTTTCCTTGCTCCTTTCTTCAAAGACGGATCTTCTGTATGGAGTAACTTCTCCACTTTTAGTAGCCAAAAGTTGGGCTTCATATAGCCTATTGGCTCTTTTGATTTTTTCTCTTATTTGTAAGAGGTTATTCATGGTCTTTTGCAGTTAATGAGAATCCCGTTCCCTACTCCCATTTCATGCGTCCAGAGATATAAACTTGGATGAACGTTAGTGAACATTAACATCTTTAAAAAAATTTCGCGAGAGTAATTTTTACTAAATTTTTCTCAAAAAAATAAATATTGAATAGATAGTATAAATAAGGTTTTAATATTTCCTAAATTAGTATAAGAAAATTGTTTGCGACCCATCATTATTATCCTGAATCACTATTTTTTTATTTGGGAAAATATCTGATAATATTCTTTTCAAATTTGAATTATCTGAAGGAATTATTTTACTCATATTTTTTGAACTAATTTTCCAATTTTCATCTACAAATAGTTCTTTATCATCACCTTTTTCATTTTCCAGTGATGTCTTATTTATAATTTTAAGTAACAGTTCTGAATCATAATCTTTAAATTCTTCAGGGCCATCTTTTAAATTTTTAATCATTATTTAGAAATCTAATGTTTCTAAATCTTGCATAAGAAATTTGAAGAATACAAGGTATTAATTACCTAAAAATATCTCTAAATATAAAAAATCCTGATGCAATTAAAATAATTTTCTTTAGAAAATTTAATTCCAAAATAGCTAAAGAATGATATTTAAAAAGATTAATTAATCATTTACACAATTTTTTTACTTGTTAATTTGCAAATAAGAGATTAAGGAAAAATGCCAAGAGTAATTAACAAAAAAATTAGACTTTTAAGATGGTTAAACTCAGGCATGATATTACCATTTATCTTTATGGCTGCATCCTCATCTATTATTCTTTATTGTGTTTTATTTTTCCTAATAAGATAGCTTTATCATTTAAGCAGCTAAATTTTCCTCTGATTTAGACATTATAATCGCAGCTTTTTTTAATAAACTAACTACTTCTTTTCTTCCAACTGCCTTATCAGCTTGACGCATAATTTCAGCATATTTTTTATTTATTTTTTTCATAAATAGTTTTAATTTAATTCAAAATTACAACACTATATGATGGTGTCAATCGTAAATAATTCTTATATATTAATTATTTAATTATATTTGCACAAAAAATTGTTCATTTATTATCCTTCAAGTTTTTTAATTGATGATGCCAAAAATCATAAACAACAAAATAAAGAATCATCATAATTAAGCAATATTAAAGGATTTGAAAACATAAAATAAACCTCCTATTAGGATCAATATTGCAGCTCCATAAAAAAGAAAAGGGATAATTGGATATTTATACAATGTAGTCCTTACTTTTTGTTGTATGGCTTTTTTATCAAGTTGAGGCAACTTTATATCTTCAGTTTTTTCTCTAGGCGGAATACCTAAATTTTTTCTTCTCTTTGCCTCACCCATAATTAATACTGAGGAATTCCCATACATTTTAAATAATTGTTATCAACTATATCTAAAATTTGATTCCATTCTTCATGAGATGTTTCCAAATTATTTTTAAAATCTTTTTCGAATTTAAGAATACATCTTTTTTCTATATTTTCTGGAGAATTATAATTTCTTAAAAAAGAAATACTCAAATAAGATAATGATGAAAAAACTATAATTATTTTTGCCATTTTAAATTTATTCATATCTTTGGTGTTGCCTTATAAAAAAATAAGTAACTTGTTTGTTTTATAATTAATTTAATCTTTTAAAAACAATTATCAAATGATAAATTCGGTAGATTTTAAACATTTGCCTATTCAGGATTTGGTTGTTTCAGGGTTAATAATCTTTATAATGTCGACGATTATTGCCAATATTTATGACCCATTATTAGGAATTACTTATGCATTTGGGAATATACTTACTCTTACTTTTTTGAGTTGGTTATACAAAGAAACTTGGAGTGATCCAAAGAAATAAATCAAATTCAAAAAGATAAATAAAAAACTACTTTTGTATTTTTAACTTTGAAGAATACTTTAAATTAACAATGTAAGTTGCAACAAGAGATAGTATCAAAAAAAATAATAAGCTCTCTAAAGTAGATTGAGGCATAACCATAATAAGTACCAAAAATTAATACATTTCTACAAAAACGAATTCTGAAGAAAAATCAACCCTTTAATTATTTATTATTTTCAAATTAATAAATCCCAAGCCCAAAAAATGAATTTGCAATAAACAATAAACTAAATAATGTTAAAAAAATTAATCCTATCCAACTTATTGTTTTTAGAAAAAATCCATATCTATTTTTAGATGGGACTAATTTGCTATTTATAGTATCCATTGCCATCCAAGCAAATAAAGGGGCGGTTAGAAAACTTCCAGTCATTGCAGCAAATACAAAATCTTTTACTCCTATACCTCCTGACCTTGCAATCAGCAAAGCTATTAATGATGCAAAGATATGTACAATCATCCAAATTTGAAATCTATTGCGCTCTGCTTTGGAATCCAGGTGTCCAAAATCAGTTCCTCTCAATAAACCTTGAATAGCAGAAATACTTCTTGGATATGCATCTAGACAAGTAATTGTAGTACTAAACATTGCGGCAAATGCTGCAGGTATTATGATCCATTTAGCCCAATTCCCGA encodes:
- a CDS encoding DUF2839 family protein; this encodes MGEAKRRKEIGLPPRQKNELNKSDRYFSWLPITKSRIKKYPYMGVATMALGAIIFLVSGGANSIN
- a CDS encoding DUF2839 family protein, with amino-acid sequence MYGNSSVLIMGEAKRRKNLGIPPREKTEDIKLPQLDKKAIQQKVRTTLYKYPIIPFLFYGAAILILIGGLFYVFKSFNIA
- a CDS encoding DUF3721 domain-containing protein — encoded protein: MRGTFLSEEDAENRSLELGCKGIHKNKDKWMPCKNEKELHIYLRK